The Lasioglossum baleicum chromosome 12, iyLasBale1, whole genome shotgun sequence genome segment TCGCCGACGTCCTCTTGATCAGGATGTTCGATGTGTAGATAAGAAGTTTTATTGATAAAAGAGGTGGAATAGCGGCCGGACAGCTCCGAACTCGAACCGACTTTCTGCCATGTGACGTACTCGTCTCCTATGGGGCTGCCATCCACCTCGCAGAACAATTTCGCCTCGACCCCTGGCTGATACACTATCCCCGACGTCGAGATCCGCTTAATTTTCGCAGCGTCTGCAAgaatatttgtttgaaatttttatcagaAGTCTGACTCGATTTTACGCGGCGACGGATTCAAAGGGAATAGTTGAACGAAATTAAACATTCTTCGGCAGAGTGAATTTCGCATCCCATTATCACGGCtacataataatagtattaCTCGGCAGATTTTGATTTGTTTTGGACCTATTTTCGTCTCGCGACACTtccttaaaaattgtaaaattgcataaacatccgcagtctagtaattacaggGAGTAGCAAACTGTTACAAACTCCCGAGGAAGTTTTCTTCTTGGCTGGAAAAAGAAAGCCTCTTCGTCGGAATACCAACTACTCGGAGATGTATAGCATTTCTTAGCggattaaaaagtttataaacgACACCGGAAAAAACAACGTCCAGGAatattttaatggaaaataAGAAGGTGCTGTTTAATCAGGGCGCGTAATATCTTTACAAAGAAAATAGGATTAACCCTGTGAGGTAAGAGGATCTATTTAGTTTTCTTCTCGGTGAAGTTCTCGGGGTGCTTAACTAAGTATCGATGAGGGTATCGGTTTCAAGATTGTAGTTTTACTTACATTGCACCGTTAAATTTAATTGGTAGAACGTCGTTCCTTCGTCGTTGTTCGCTTCGCATATGTAAGTACCAGCGTCGTGACGATCTAGTTTCGTGATGTTCAGCATGGATCCACGAACGGATATCCTCCTGTTGCCACTGACCAATGGCAAACCGTCTCTGGTCCATGTGTAGCTTATTTTGTTCGGATTCGCCGTTGCGGAGACAGAGATCACAAATGACTCGCCCTCCAAGCCGATCAACTCGTGCGGCTCTATCAATGTAAATATCGGCTTGTCTGCGGATGGAAGTAACAATTGTCagcaattattttattattattattattatatacggaccgaggtccttttatacaaatgtacacagtttttacagtataactgataaaaacaaaaagaagacacaacaaaaaagaaaagtctCAACCTAAAATCTTAACCTAAGTCTTAACTAaaatcatagacatatagagatagactgcgcggcctgtacgaagcgctgaagcccacaatggcggcaaaaaacaaaaataaaacatcaataaatacatcaattggaaagagagcgctatggaccccggctaatgctctctctctcactctttgtaccgcgcgccgccattgtgggcttcaactcgcccataagacggcgcagtctatctctatatgtctatgactaaaatttacataaaaatggaccgcgcgaaactaaacaaatacaggtatgaTTAACAAatagtattgcgcaattttgttttgaatgcctgCAACGtgacattaaaaaaatcaatattgttgtaaaatatgttagagctagcaataatgcgatttaatggatttGCTACTCCATatgaggatttggatttcattgtttgaaatcctgctctcgttctcaaaacacgttcaggtacgtagaaattgattttcctcaggagtgcgggacaatctatattattattaatcaaattgaagataaagctctggtcggaaacTGTTCTACGATCGGATAATGTATGGAAGTGTATACGGAAGTATTTTGCGAAATAGTTGAGCTTCTCGCTTGAAGAGCGCGTTTACTGGACGCGGAATCGTGTAAAATTCGTTCGCGAGGGAATAAACCCGTTCTAATTGCGCAATATACCTTTACGAGGCTTCTCTTTTTCGTAGCGAAATGAGATCGTCTAGATTTCATTGATCCTATAATAAATGACAGTACTTACACAGAACATCGAGAGTCGTAGCGTCGTGAATGGATCTATCTATTTGATTGTTCCTCGCCTGACACATGTACACTTCTCCGTTCATTTCTTCCGTGACGTCCAACGCGAGCTCGACGAACGACAGAAATCCTCCGTGTAAGCCGGGTTTAGTACCATTTTTGGTACCCTGCACGGGAATGCCACTCTTCCACCATGACATCTCCGCCGCTGGATTACTACTGCTTGATTCGCAAATGATACGACTCTCTTCACCGGCGTGTAAATCCGGGGGCTCGCGAGTGATCTTAACTTTATCCGGCGGGACTGCAAAAAATAATGGCGAATCGCGATTCCGTTATCGAACACGAAAATTGCTTCGGCTGATTCATTAAAGATCATGAAAAATTAACCTTGTGACGCTGTACCCCCCACTCTCGCTTAAACAACTAAATTAATATTAGAATTGCCAATTCGCAATTACCGAAatcatgaaaatattttcaattttcaattttattttgtcaatattttattaGTAAACGTAACTGTTTTTATattctggaaattatgaaaatattttcatcaGAAATTTCTCTATCAACAGGATATCTCCCGGTTTCTTATTTTGCCAATCTTTTATTAGTAAACGCTGTCCTTGATTTTCGTGCAATATTCTGGGAAAATCGTCTGCGCAATAATTAAGACTGGGCTTTCGAGGGTATCACGCGGTTTTGTTATAACTTACAGTTAACTTTCAGGGCGAGAACCTTCCTTAAGGGGATCTCTGTCGCAGAATTTGATCCTTCGCATCGTATACGCGCGTTATTGTCGGACGCGTTTACGACCATATTCAGCTCGCTGGATACTGCATGGTCTCGTGCTCTTGTCGTTCCATGTATCTGAAATACAACGCGTAAAAACATTAATCAACAGCAAAGTAAAGCTTCATTTGTATCTACCTCGATATATTGTTTCCAAAACATTATCTACTAAAAACTTTGTTTAAAAGTTTCCGAAGAATGGCGCAGAGCCTGCGATTTTTCTATAACGATATAGTGTTCTCGTTTATTCACCTGTTTGTCATTTTTGAACCAGCTCAAGGTGGCCAACGGGTTGCCGGAGATGGCAGTGCACATCAATTTTAGCACAGTGCCTGCAACTATCGTCGTACCTTCGTCGTAGCCAGTGATAGTGAGTTTGGAAGGTGGATCTGCGAATAAAGATTACAAAGGACCATTGATACCATTTTTAGAAAGGTAGgacaaaaatgaatttcaaacTCCCTCGGTGCTTTATCGAGTTCGGCTgtctacttacaattagatttacaaaatacatgccCGAATTTTCATTACAAGCAcagttaaaaaattaaaaactcgCTACCTTTACATTTCCCTTTGCAATTGCGATCAATAAcgatgaaaaaaagaaaagatttaCATATATTAGCTAGTaagctaatccttctaacgtctcaaaagaaCTCAAGCAGCTGagttattactttttatacagccTGTACAGCCACTGCAATAATTTGATCGCCTATTGTGAGTATCGAATCAAAGGTAGATCATTTCGAGCGATCGGACCGGTACGGAATCGGATGAAACAAGTTCGAAGGAGTACGGTTTTCGTCCGTATCGGTCCTCGAATCCTCGAACTCGAGCACAGAGAGCACAATGCCCAATTACCCATTGAGCAGGCCGCCGACCGCGACGGAATTAATTTTCACGCAAGTTCGAATTACATCGAGACTGGCAGGGTATTCGGGAACCGGGCTAGGAACTGAATTCACAGAATCCAGGATAAACGGACAAGATACAGAACAGTGTAAAGTCTGAGGTTCCCCCTGGGATTAGTTTCATATTAATCCGTGGCGTTGGCCGCGTACAGATTCTATCCTGGATTAGGTTTACATTCCTGTTCATTCGGCTAATTGCTAGCAGTGTACTCACAAATCACGTTTATTGTGTGCGTCCGTACGACGTTCTCCGTTAGTTTGACGTTCGACGCGTCGCAGATCACGACGATGCTCCGACTAGTCCTGTTGATGTTGAACGTCACGTTCGACGTGGTTATCCAGCCCCCTTGGGGAGCTGGCTCGGTCATCGAGGCGTTACTCTCGAAATTGTGGCCGTCCACCGTCCATTTTATGTCCGCGGGTGGGTTCGAGTTCTCTGTCGTGCAGGTGATCACCACTTGCTCGTCAGCTTTCGCCTCCGTGGGCCCCACGATCGTCACTCCGGATGGCGCAACTGGAAACAATCACGATCCGGTTAACCGTCAGTCTCGATAATCTTCGTAAAATATTAGGTCGatcggagaagcaagttagtttTTCGTGCAGGGGtggcattgcttccatttgtaGTTACgaaacagcggatcttcatggagaaatcaacattttctacccgaattctgtttccctaacagcagttgtataaatgaatttaattagGGGTTTATCATGGATTTTGAATGTGGGCCCGTCAAACACATTGCGCCCGAACTCGGCGGTCCAgatattgcgcccgacggaaggttaataaGTTTATGATCATATAACAGTGTTTTAAAATTTAGTTACAACTactcgtttttctcataaatgcataaaatccgctgtctgattACGAGATAATCGAGAGGTACTTACAGAGCACGGTGAGATCGACGTGTTCCTTGATCGGCTCGACGCTCATGATGTTCGAGACCTCGCATCTGTATCTGGCGTTGTTATCCTGGGCTTTCGCGGTGATGGACAATACACTCTCGGAGAAGCTGGCTTCGGCGCGATGCACCGTGTTGACCTGCTCGTTATTTCTATACCAGATGATCTGCGCCGGTGGATTTCCACCTCGCGACTTGCAAGTTAGCTCCAGCTGTTGTCCACGCTTCACCGTCTCGCCTTCCGTGTATCCTTCGATATACGGTTTGCCGGGTGGATCTGGAAATGATTGAATCGTGCGAGTACACTGAACACTGTAACCTTGCGCGCAGTTATTCTTCTGCTAATGGAAAaactttcttaataaaagttccGGCGGGGCCGATGAATGAGAAACAGGATAAGATTAATATATGTGCTCGCGCGAATATTAACGTGACCGGCAATTAACACGAGATGAAAAGATTCGTCTAAATTTATAAGCTAATCTATGAACGACACATTgatgaaataattttctatcgagtgaatgaaaatgttgtttccactgacaaaaaaaaaagaacttcGGATTCAAAAATCCGATCGGTTGTTGTTATAAATACAAATCGAGGCTCCTTTCCGgaaagaataatataataaaagcgGTTGTGAAATAGCTGTAGAGTACTCGACAGTTTCGAGTGGAAGTTTTGATATCCTTTCACCGGCGGATATCAAAGGTTTTTAATAAAGCTTGCCTACGCGTCGGTGTGTTAAATTATTCTTTGACGGAAGTATGGTCCATTGAAACGCGTCCGAATCAATGAAGATGAACGAAACAGCAGGTTATTTAGTACGTCATAGATCCGGCAGGTTCGGTTTATTGATTCTGTGAACAAACTTTTGTGTGAAATGGTTCccggagaaaaaaaagaaaaagaaaaataaaacggTCCCATTGACTAGACTCGTCGCGCTCGGGTAAAAAGTGTTTTCATATGTTTCGCTTACAAAAAACGGAAAGTTTAATAGCGGCCCTGAGGGGCATGTCGAGGGGTATGGCAGGATGGTTGGCCTCGCAGGTGTAGTCCATGTCGTTGTCGTCCGCCGTGGGAACAATAGTAATGGAACCGTGAGTGTCGTATTTGAGCAATTTCTTCTTGCTTTCGCCGGGCTTCTGCACTTCCTTGTCTGAAATAACAACGGACAATGTGTTTTAGACGTGTTGCGATAAATCGAAAATACAGGGGCAGATTGGGTCAGATATTGGAAATTTCGTTCGGCTCGTGAGAGACTCCTTTGCAAGGTTATATTCCTCGGAATTGAATAAATATAACGCATAAGTATAATgtgggtttaatttataaaacagtgaaacgttcgaatattaaataaattaagaaagaaaatcaatttctatgtcgCTCCAGATCGTTGCTAttcaagtagaacatttttattttgcataaagatgccgCTGTCTGGTAATTATGCATGTGGCGAGAACGTAACGACAAATATGCACAAATGAATTATCCATTTCGTAGACGGAATCCATTACCGGCAACGTATTCCCTGTAAGATTATCCTTTCCGTGCTTAGTTGGGCACCGCTACTCAAAATTGAAGTTCCCTTCATGCATAATAAAGACTAGACTCGACTTAATTAACAGACTATTGATTACCCTACCCCTTGATATAATACAGTCATTTAACCCCTCTTCGGATAGAGCTGATATTAAATTATGGAGACGGAGATACCCTTTCGATAAGGACATCCACAGAATCCCTATCTTCAGAATTAAACGCTATTAATAACCGTGGAAGACAATTGTTCAGGCAATGGTTGCGCGGAGACGATGCGCAATGCAGTTTCACGCGAACGTGCGCATTTCCTGTTACGTGGAACGTGTTCGCTCGGAccaattaatttaatcattatagctagactgcggattgttgTGGgagataaaaatgtatttcgacATTCTTTAATTCTTCTTTACAATTTTGAATCATTATAGCTGGACTGCGGATTGTTATGGgagataaaaatgtatttcgacATTCTTTAATTCTCCTTCACAGTTTTGAACCATtatagctagactgcggattgttatGGGagatagaaatgtattttttcgaCATTCTTTAATTCTCCTTTACAATTTTGAATCATTACAGATAGACGAAAATGTATACAACGAAACAAAcatgtttgaaattaaagatgTAATTCTTCTAATGCGATCAGAGTTTTGAGGCAGCATTTCGAAAGGAGTTCGACACATTGTTTCGGtgatatgtatttatttaggtTGTTCGCTCTCGATCGTCCACGGGACAAAGTGTTGGCACCGGCGCGACGGGGTTGTGAAACCGTTAAATCGTCGTCAAACAAGGCCGGACAGGCTTTTACCCAAAGTAGCGATGCCTCTTTATTTCATTTCAGAAGTCGCGACTTCCGCAACGATGTCAGTTACCGT includes the following:
- the Sns gene encoding sticks and stones isoform X3, which codes for MNEHGIKPSTMRLILFFVVLFATTVVKGEGSQYFRVRPRNSSVLEGREVTIPCEVENRFGIVQWVKDGFAYVIQQSGEIVGHPRLRLIGDQNAIYNLKIANASLTDDGEYQCQVGPYLRIKPIRANAHLSVISPPQKVEISNHPNKKTIEVKVGESRRLECIVRSAKPAATIVWYRGNVQIKGGDTSITPISIEGDKEVQKPGESKKKLLKYDTHGSITIVPTADDNDMDYTCEANHPAIPLDMPLRAAIKLSVFYPPGKPYIEGYTEGETVKRGQQLELTCKSRGGNPPAQIIWYRNNEQVNTVHRAEASFSESVLSITAKAQDNNARYRCEVSNIMSVEPIKEHVDLTVLFAPSGVTIVGPTEAKADEQVVITCTTENSNPPADIKWTVDGHNFESNASMTEPAPQGGWITTSNVTFNINRTSRSIVVICDASNVKLTENVVRTHTINVIYPPSKLTITGYDEGTTIVAGTVLKLMCTAISGNPLATLSWFKNDKQIHGTTRARDHAVSSELNMVVNASDNNARIRCEGSNSATEIPLRKVLALKVNFPPDKVKITREPPDLHAGEESRIICESSSSNPAAEMSWWKSGIPVQGTKNGTKPGLHGGFLSFVELALDVTEEMNGEVYMCQARNNQIDRSIHDATTLDVLYKPIFTLIEPHELIGLEGESFVISVSATANPNKISYTWTRDGLPLVSGNRRISVRGSMLNITKLDRHDAGTYICEANNDEGTTFYQLNLTVQYAAKIKRISTSGIVYQPGVEAKLFCEVDGSPIGDEYVTWQKVGSSSELSGRYSTSFINKTSYLHIEHPDQEDVGEYQCKVNNGIGNVTSEPILFITNFKPQMMNTPLTRKAAANKGINVQLFCKAQGSLLPRFSWSFNGKTLLPNVTEHKYSITHTDLSKLVSESTLTIFRVTSHDYGKYECRATNMMGQSTDIIHLDVTSPPDKPSDLEAYNITHDSVTLTWKRGFDGGLPTSYQIRWREALDYEDRYHYLDVSPGEYKTTITGLSLGTYYVFSVKAINEKGDSGFLPDLVKVQTLRPNNAENLPDVLLEKGDFAMNYMYTFAATSLIFFIINVLIIVLWYIMRKRNKDRINKSQTADMYAPSTVNGDTMTGELSSVSDEKSDVNFDTNDYVVSAISQYVLSNK